A section of the Mangifera indica cultivar Alphonso chromosome 12, CATAS_Mindica_2.1, whole genome shotgun sequence genome encodes:
- the LOC123192400 gene encoding glycosyltransferase BC10-like → MFSSPYFYSFALFLSLSLLFFFLAPQILPFKHSQSIPTIADDLDDLSLFRNAIAAQQQTTSRSAISSKISRLSLSNPKPKIAFLFLTNSDLVFAPLWAAFFSGNKNKNLFNIYVHADPSVKLSHPHRLFNNHFIPAKKTQRASPTLISAARRLLANALIDDPLNLYFVLLSQSCIPLHSFQFIYHSLFGNSLSLFRAFASQSKYKSFIEILDDDPNLPERYIARGKNVMLPEVPYEQFRVGSQFFILSKRHALLVIKDKRLWRKFKLPCLNLNSCYPEEHYFPTLLSMEDPAGCSGYTLTRVNWTESVSGHPHTYQAAEVSPELIDTLRQSNSSYSYFFARKFSAECLKPLMKIANDVIFND, encoded by the coding sequence ATGTTTTCGTCTCCTTATTTCTACTCTTTCGccttgtttctttctctttcacttcttttcttcttcttagccCCTCAAATTCTCCCCTTCAAACATTCCCAGTCCATCCCCACAATCGCCGACGACCTTGACGATCTCTCCCTCTTCCGCAACGCCATCGCGGCGCAACAACAAACCACCTCTCGCTCCGCTATCTCCTCCAAAATCTCCCGCTTATCCTTGTCAAATCCCAAGCCTAAAATCGCCTTCCTGTTCCTCACGAACTCCGATCTCGTCTTCGCTCCCCTCTGGGCCGCCTTCTTCTCCggtaacaaaaacaaaaacctctTTAACATCTACGTCCACGCTGACCCCTCCGTCAAACTCAGCCACCCCCATCGCCTCTTCAATAACCACTTCATTCCGGCCAAAAAAACCCAACGCGCATCGCCGACATTGATCTCGGCCGCCCGGAGGCTCCTCGCCAACGCGCTCATCGACGATCCGTTGAATCTCTACTTCGTGCTCTTGTCTCAAAGCTGCATCCCTCTCCATTCCTTTCAATTCATTTACCATTCCCTCTTCGGAAATTCTTTAAGTCTCTTCCGCGCTTTTGCCAGTCAATCGAAGTATAAAAGCTTCATCGAAATTCTGGACGACGATCCGAACTTGCCGGAGCGTTACATTGCCCGAGGCAAGAACGTGATGTTGCCAGAAGTCCCGTACGAGCAGTTTCGGGTCGGATCtcagttttttatattatcaaaacgCCACGCGTTACTTGTGATAAAAGATAAAAGACTGTGGCGCAAGTTTAAACTTCCGtgcttgaatttgaattcttgTTATCCAGAGGAGCATTACTTTCCGACATTGTTGTCGATGGAAGATCCGGCGGGTTGCAGCGGTTACACGCTGACGAGAGTGAATTGGACGGAGAGTGTGAGCGGGCATCCGCATACGTACCAGGCGGCGGAAGTGTCGCCGGAGCTTATTGACACGTTGAGGCAGTCGAATTCAAGTTATTCGTATTTTTTCGCGCGGAAATTCTCGGCAGAGTGTTTGAAGCCGCTGATGAAGATCGCAAATGACGTCATCTTCAACGATTGA